The Desulfocurvus vexinensis DSM 17965 genome includes a window with the following:
- a CDS encoding AMP-binding protein gives MSKAYETTLPRLLLDQAERHGGRTALREKQWGVWQAFSWNDCLTASAEFAAGLRALGLGRGDIVVLIGDNRPEWLWAELAIQGLGGVALGLYQDAPAQEILYILELAQAKVVVAEDQEQVDKLLSLRAELPGLAHIVYHDPKGLAGCQQPGLASFDAVRDMGRARAGEFAAWVAEVRPEDPCLIATTSGTTGRPKLAMLSHRNMLSMAWNLGQADPKRPGDEFVSFLPLAWMGEQMMAVASALLFGFTVNFPEEPDTVQQDIREIGPHLIFSPPRVWEKLAATVQVRIMETTPLKRLLYNTVFPWAEARADAVFAGHRPGPWVALKYRLAQWLLLRALRDRLGFSRLRSASTGGAALGPDTFRFFHALGVNLKQIYGQTEIAGISCIHRDGAVDFDSVGEPIPETEIRIAPDGEILSRSPAVFLGYYRNEQATSETLADGWLRSGDAGYFNDKGQLVVIDRVKDVMHLADGTRFSPQFLENKLKFSPYVREAVVIGQGRETVAAIVCIDASIVGRWAESRMITYTTYQDLAAKDEVYELVRGAIAAINATLPEAVRIARFALLFKELDADDGELTRTRKVRRSVVAERYAEVVEALYAGGASVALTTCIRYQDGSAREMCGTLKLMDV, from the coding sequence GTGAGCAAAGCCTACGAGACGACGCTGCCCCGCCTGCTGCTGGACCAGGCCGAGCGCCACGGCGGGCGCACCGCCCTGCGCGAGAAGCAGTGGGGCGTGTGGCAGGCATTCTCCTGGAACGACTGCCTGACGGCCAGCGCCGAATTCGCCGCCGGGCTGCGCGCCCTGGGCCTTGGCCGGGGCGACATCGTGGTGCTCATCGGCGACAACCGCCCCGAGTGGCTGTGGGCCGAGCTGGCCATCCAGGGCCTGGGCGGCGTGGCGCTCGGGCTCTACCAGGACGCCCCGGCCCAGGAGATCCTCTATATCCTGGAGCTTGCGCAGGCAAAGGTTGTTGTCGCCGAGGACCAGGAGCAGGTGGACAAGCTGCTCTCCCTGCGCGCGGAGCTGCCCGGGCTGGCCCACATCGTCTACCACGACCCCAAGGGCCTGGCGGGCTGCCAGCAGCCGGGGCTGGCCAGCTTCGACGCCGTGCGCGACATGGGCCGGGCCCGGGCCGGGGAGTTCGCCGCCTGGGTGGCCGAGGTGCGCCCCGAAGACCCCTGCCTCATCGCCACCACCTCGGGCACCACCGGGCGGCCCAAGCTGGCCATGCTTTCGCACCGCAACATGCTCTCCATGGCCTGGAACCTGGGCCAGGCCGACCCCAAGCGCCCCGGCGACGAGTTCGTGTCCTTCCTGCCCCTGGCCTGGATGGGCGAGCAGATGATGGCCGTGGCCTCGGCGCTGCTCTTCGGCTTCACGGTGAACTTTCCCGAAGAGCCGGACACCGTGCAGCAGGACATCCGCGAGATCGGCCCGCACCTCATCTTCTCGCCGCCGCGCGTGTGGGAAAAGCTGGCGGCCACGGTGCAGGTGCGCATCATGGAGACCACGCCCCTCAAGCGCCTGCTGTACAACACGGTGTTCCCCTGGGCCGAGGCCCGCGCCGACGCCGTGTTCGCCGGGCACAGGCCCGGGCCCTGGGTGGCCCTGAAGTACCGCCTGGCCCAGTGGCTGCTGCTGCGCGCCCTGCGCGACCGGCTGGGATTTTCGCGGCTGCGCAGCGCCTCCACCGGCGGCGCGGCCCTGGGGCCCGACACCTTCCGCTTCTTCCACGCCCTGGGCGTGAACCTCAAGCAGATCTACGGCCAGACGGAAATCGCGGGCATCTCCTGCATCCACCGCGACGGCGCCGTGGACTTCGACTCCGTGGGCGAGCCCATTCCCGAAACGGAAATTCGCATCGCCCCGGACGGCGAGATCCTCTCGCGCAGCCCGGCGGTGTTCCTGGGCTACTACCGCAACGAGCAGGCCACCAGCGAGACCCTGGCCGACGGCTGGCTGCGCTCGGGCGACGCGGGCTACTTCAACGACAAGGGCCAGCTGGTGGTCATCGACCGCGTCAAGGACGTGATGCACCTGGCGGACGGCACGCGCTTCTCGCCGCAGTTCCTGGAAAACAAGCTCAAGTTCTCGCCGTATGTGCGCGAGGCCGTGGTCATCGGCCAGGGGCGCGAGACCGTGGCGGCCATCGTGTGCATCGACGCCAGCATCGTGGGCCGCTGGGCCGAGTCGCGGATGATCACCTACACCACCTACCAGGACCTGGCGGCCAAGGACGAGGTCTACGAGCTGGTGCGCGGGGCCATTGCCGCCATCAACGCGACCCTGCCCGAGGCCGTGCGCATCGCGCGTTTCGCCCTGCTGTTCAAGGAGCTGGACGCCGACGACGGCGAGCTGACCCGCACGCGCAAGGTGCGCCGCTCCGTGGTGGCCGAGCGCTACGCCGAGGTGGTCGAGGCCCTGTACGCAGGCGGCGCCAGCGTGGCCCTGACCACCTGCATCCGCTACCAGGACGGCAGCGCCCGCGAGATGTGCGGCACGCTGAAACTCATGGACGTCTAG
- a CDS encoding macro domain-containing protein, with protein sequence MDTVLTACVGPGELAVCVGDLAASPAGAVVNAANAQLAGGGGVDGALHRAAGPGLLLAGRAWVAANGPLPTGEAMVTPGFGLPAARVIHTVGPVWRGGGHGEDGLLARAYRNCLLAARAYGVGWVDFPAVSCGVYGFPVPRAAAIAVAELERGLRGGLVKRARMVIFSPGAAGAWALAAREHLAGPGR encoded by the coding sequence ATGGACACCGTGCTGACCGCGTGCGTTGGCCCCGGGGAGCTGGCCGTGTGCGTGGGCGATCTGGCGGCCTCGCCAGCCGGGGCCGTGGTCAACGCCGCCAATGCGCAGCTGGCTGGCGGCGGCGGGGTGGACGGCGCCTTGCACCGCGCCGCCGGGCCCGGGCTGCTGCTGGCCGGGCGGGCCTGGGTCGCGGCCAACGGCCCGCTGCCCACGGGCGAGGCCATGGTCACCCCGGGGTTCGGGCTGCCTGCCGCGCGGGTCATCCACACCGTGGGGCCCGTGTGGCGCGGCGGCGGCCACGGCGAGGACGGCCTGCTGGCCCGGGCCTACCGCAACTGCCTGCTCGCGGCCCGGGCCTATGGCGTGGGCTGGGTGGATTTTCCCGCCGTGTCCTGCGGGGTGTACGGCTTTCCGGTGCCGCGCGCGGCGGCCATCGCCGTGGCCGAGCTGGAGCGCGGGCTGCGCGGGGGGCTGGTCAAGCGGGCGCGCATGGTTATATTCTCCCCCGGCGCCGCCGGGGCGTGGGCCCTGGCCGCCCGCGAGCACCTCGCCGGCCCCGGGCGCTAG
- a CDS encoding M48 family metallopeptidase gives MADCSLTRRALAALLALAVGLGCLLAPAPARAALFGSFSIEDERELGKKYHTMIRAHYPVVDDPEIVSYVRSLVERIYEQLPPQPFPPNTTVIRNSALNAFATPGGYVYVFTGLITELEHESELAGVLAHELAHVSQRHVAKRIEQMQNVQLGMLAGMLAGMFLGTAGGGSNMGEASEALMIGSMAAGPTAMLNYSRIDEREADQVGMNFLVASGFRPDGMIGSFEKIRRKQYLAGSSVPQYLSTHPDVAERIGYLQDRVNRLEPEVRDRPQQDARFTRIKTLVRARHADPEAALGAFAQGQGDPGLLAMGRGIVHSRRNRVAEAAAAFDEALAVSPEDALVLREAGAFHYRSGDAAKAARYLTKASILNPQDLMALFYLGRLQADAGQTERAVGYFRRILEALPEDSEVHFHLGRTLGGAGDPFSGHLHLAYAAIYGLDRKQAEFNRKKAQALAKTDAQKKELEKLEEVYKSREEFWKRG, from the coding sequence ATGGCGGATTGTTCCCTGACGCGCCGGGCCCTGGCGGCGCTGCTGGCCCTGGCCGTGGGCCTGGGCTGCCTGCTGGCGCCTGCCCCGGCCCGGGCGGCCCTGTTCGGCTCCTTCAGCATCGAGGACGAGCGCGAGCTGGGCAAGAAGTACCACACCATGATCCGCGCCCACTACCCGGTGGTGGACGACCCCGAGATCGTGTCCTACGTGCGCTCCCTGGTGGAGCGCATCTACGAGCAGTTGCCGCCCCAGCCCTTTCCGCCCAACACCACGGTCATCCGCAACTCGGCCCTCAACGCCTTCGCCACGCCCGGCGGCTACGTCTACGTGTTCACCGGGCTGATCACCGAGCTGGAGCACGAGTCCGAGCTGGCGGGCGTGCTGGCCCACGAGCTGGCCCACGTTTCCCAGCGCCATGTGGCCAAGCGCATCGAGCAGATGCAAAACGTCCAGCTCGGCATGCTCGCCGGAATGCTGGCGGGCATGTTCCTGGGCACCGCCGGGGGCGGCTCGAACATGGGCGAGGCCAGCGAGGCGCTGATGATCGGCTCCATGGCCGCCGGGCCCACGGCCATGCTCAACTACAGCCGCATCGACGAGCGCGAGGCCGACCAGGTGGGCATGAACTTCCTGGTGGCCTCGGGTTTCCGCCCCGACGGCATGATCGGCTCCTTCGAGAAGATCCGCCGCAAGCAGTACCTGGCGGGCAGCTCCGTGCCGCAGTACCTGTCCACCCACCCCGACGTGGCCGAGCGCATCGGCTACCTGCAGGACCGCGTGAACCGCCTGGAGCCCGAGGTGCGCGACCGGCCCCAGCAGGACGCGCGCTTCACCCGCATCAAGACCCTGGTGCGCGCCCGCCACGCCGACCCCGAAGCCGCCCTGGGGGCCTTCGCCCAGGGCCAGGGCGACCCGGGCCTGTTGGCCATGGGCCGGGGCATCGTCCACTCGCGGCGCAACCGCGTGGCCGAGGCGGCGGCGGCCTTCGACGAGGCCCTGGCCGTCTCCCCCGAAGACGCGCTGGTGCTGCGCGAGGCCGGGGCCTTCCACTACCGCAGCGGCGACGCGGCCAAGGCCGCCCGCTACCTGACCAAGGCCAGCATCCTGAACCCCCAGGACCTCATGGCCCTGTTCTACCTGGGCCGCCTGCAGGCCGACGCGGGCCAGACCGAGCGCGCCGTGGGTTACTTCCGGCGCATCCTGGAGGCCCTGCCCGAGGACTCCGAGGTCCACTTCCACCTTGGGCGGACCCTGGGCGGCGCGGGCGACCCCTTCTCCGGGCATCTGCACCTGGCCTATGCGGCCATCTACGGGCTGGACCGCAAGCAGGCCGAATTCAACCGCAAGAAGGCCCAGGCCCTGGCCAAGACCGACGCGCAGAAGAAGGAGCTCGAAAAGCTCGAAGAGGTCTACAAGTCGCGCGAAGAGTTCTGGAAGCGCGGCTGA
- the pyrR gene encoding bifunctional pyr operon transcriptional regulator/uracil phosphoribosyltransferase PyrR: MSKTRVVMNATEIGRTMDRLATEIIERHADCENLVILGIQRRGVDLARRLKAALDAKLGRDIPLGLLDINLYRDDWTTLDVQPQINKTEIFFDIDDTRIVLVDDVLFTGRTIRAALEAVLDFGRPERVELLVLVDRGHRELPIHGDYVGARVETRRGEHVDVFLDERDGREEVVLVG; this comes from the coding sequence ATGAGCAAGACCAGGGTCGTGATGAACGCCACGGAGATCGGGCGGACCATGGACCGCCTCGCCACCGAGATCATCGAGCGCCATGCGGACTGCGAGAACCTCGTGATCCTGGGCATCCAGCGGCGCGGGGTGGACCTCGCCCGGCGCCTCAAGGCCGCCCTGGACGCCAAGCTCGGGCGCGACATCCCCCTGGGCCTTCTGGACATCAACCTCTACCGCGACGACTGGACGACCCTGGACGTGCAGCCCCAGATCAACAAGACCGAGATTTTCTTCGACATCGACGACACGCGCATCGTGCTGGTGGACGACGTGCTCTTCACCGGGCGCACCATCCGCGCGGCCCTGGAGGCGGTGCTCGACTTCGGGCGGCCCGAGCGCGTGGAGCTGCTCGTGCTGGTGGACCGGGGCCACCGCGAGCTGCCCATCCACGGCGACTACGTGGGCGCGCGCGTGGAAACCCGGCGCGGCGAGCATGTGGACGTGTTCCTGGACGAGCGCGACGGGCGCGAGGAAGTGGTCCTCGTCGGCTAG
- a CDS encoding branched-chain amino acid ABC transporter permease: MSNGKCGLFFTSYRAEDQLLPSRFQKGSLALFLAALCAAPLVLGSYHVSVLCLINIAVIGAVSLNLLTGFCGQISLGHGAFMGVGAYAAAQFSAMGLPFAAALGLGGLVAAVVGMFFGIPSLRLKGIYLAIATLAAQLILEYVFLHWDGATGGSSGLAVDPPVILGLAFDSDTRMFYLTLAVAALAVLAVANLTRTRPGRAFVAVRDHYLSAEIVGVNLFATKLAAFGVSSFMAGVAGGLWAHYTMYITPEQFNIGLSISTLAMIIIGGLGSVLGSVLGAAFIVLLPEVLNSAASALGGVLPGVAMHLMAMKEGIFGLVLVLFLLFEPEGLARRWRLTKAYWKLYPFAH, encoded by the coding sequence ATGTCCAACGGCAAATGCGGCTTGTTCTTCACCAGCTACCGGGCCGAGGACCAGCTCCTGCCCAGCCGCTTCCAGAAGGGCTCCCTGGCCCTGTTCCTGGCGGCGCTGTGCGCGGCGCCGCTGGTGCTGGGCTCCTACCACGTCTCGGTGCTGTGCCTGATCAACATCGCCGTCATCGGCGCGGTGTCGCTCAATCTGCTCACGGGGTTCTGCGGGCAGATTTCCCTGGGCCACGGGGCCTTCATGGGCGTGGGCGCCTACGCGGCGGCCCAGTTCTCGGCCATGGGGCTGCCGTTCGCCGCGGCTCTGGGCCTGGGCGGGCTGGTGGCCGCCGTGGTGGGCATGTTCTTCGGCATCCCCTCCCTGCGGCTCAAGGGCATCTATCTGGCCATCGCCACCCTGGCGGCGCAGCTGATCCTCGAATACGTCTTTCTGCACTGGGACGGCGCCACCGGCGGTTCCAGCGGCCTGGCCGTTGACCCGCCGGTGATCCTCGGCCTGGCCTTCGACTCCGACACGCGCATGTTCTACCTGACCCTGGCCGTGGCCGCCCTGGCGGTGCTGGCGGTGGCCAACCTGACGCGCACGCGCCCGGGCCGGGCCTTCGTGGCCGTGCGCGACCACTACCTGTCCGCCGAGATCGTGGGCGTGAACCTGTTCGCCACCAAGCTGGCGGCCTTCGGGGTCAGCTCGTTCATGGCCGGGGTGGCCGGGGGGCTGTGGGCCCACTACACCATGTACATCACCCCCGAGCAGTTCAACATCGGGCTGTCCATCAGCACCCTGGCGATGATCATCATCGGCGGGCTGGGCAGCGTGCTGGGCAGCGTGCTCGGCGCGGCCTTCATCGTGCTGCTGCCCGAGGTGCTCAACTCGGCGGCCTCGGCCCTGGGCGGCGTGCTGCCCGGGGTGGCCATGCACCTCATGGCCATGAAGGAAGGCATCTTCGGCCTGGTGCTCGTGCTGTTCCTGCTCTTCGAGCCCGAAGGGCTGGCGCGGCGCTGGCGGCTGACCAAGGCCTACTGGAAGCTGTATCCGTTCGCCCACTAG
- a CDS encoding IscA/HesB family protein has translation MLELTDAARTELVNYFKDKTPEAVRVFLAPGGCSGPRLSLALDEKRDDDASFDFEGGITFVMNKALLEEAKPVKVDVTYTGFTVDSSLQLGGGCGCSSASSCGSAGSGGCGCG, from the coding sequence ATGCTCGAACTGACCGACGCGGCCCGCACCGAACTCGTCAACTATTTCAAGGACAAAACTCCCGAGGCCGTGCGCGTGTTCCTGGCGCCGGGCGGGTGCTCCGGCCCGCGCCTCTCCCTGGCGCTGGACGAAAAACGTGACGACGACGCGAGCTTCGACTTCGAAGGCGGCATCACCTTCGTCATGAACAAGGCGCTGCTGGAGGAGGCCAAGCCCGTGAAGGTGGACGTGACCTACACCGGCTTCACCGTGGACTCCAGCCTGCAACTGGGCGGCGGCTGCGGCTGCTCCTCGGCGTCCTCGTGCGGCTCCGCCGGTTCGGGCGGCTGCGGCTGCGGCTGA
- a CDS encoding IscA/HesB family protein: MFELTDKAREELLSYFSDKSISPIRVYLAPGGUAGPRLSLALDEPKETDSVFDFDGGITFVIDKSLLESAAPVKVDVTYTGFTVDSSLQLGGGGCGSSGSCSSGSCSC; the protein is encoded by the coding sequence ATGTTTGAACTGACCGACAAGGCCCGCGAGGAGCTGCTGTCCTATTTCAGCGACAAGAGCATCTCCCCCATCCGGGTCTACCTCGCCCCGGGCGGCTGAGCTGGCCCGCGCCTGTCATTGGCTCTGGATGAGCCAAAAGAAACCGACTCCGTGTTCGACTTCGACGGCGGCATCACCTTCGTCATCGACAAGTCGCTGCTGGAAAGCGCCGCGCCCGTGAAGGTCGATGTGACCTACACCGGCTTCACCGTGGACTCCAGCCTGCAGCTGGGCGGCGGCGGCTGCGGCTCCTCGGGCTCCTGCTCCAGCGGCAGTTGCAGCTGCTAG
- a CDS encoding ABC transporter ATP-binding protein, whose protein sequence is MELLKVENVEVVYNDVVLVLKGLSLGVEQGRITALLGANGAGKSTTLKAISGLLAGEDGEITAGAVVYDGQPVHKWVPERMVRAGIFQVMEGRRVFEDLTVEENLRCGAFTRPRKEYAAGLERVYGYFPRLAERRRQLAGFMSGGEQQMLAIGRALMASPRLLLLDEPSLGLAPLLVEEIFTIVRRVNEVEGVTVLLVEQNARAALGIADRGYIMETGRIVMEGSAAELLNNPDVQEFYLGMGHAGQKRSYRDVKHYRRRKRWLG, encoded by the coding sequence GTGGAACTCCTGAAGGTCGAGAACGTCGAGGTCGTCTACAACGACGTGGTGCTGGTGCTCAAGGGCCTGTCCCTGGGCGTGGAGCAGGGGCGCATCACGGCCCTGCTGGGCGCCAACGGCGCGGGCAAGTCCACCACCCTCAAGGCCATCTCGGGCCTTCTGGCGGGCGAGGACGGCGAAATCACCGCCGGGGCCGTGGTCTACGACGGCCAGCCCGTGCACAAATGGGTCCCCGAGCGCATGGTCCGCGCGGGCATCTTCCAGGTCATGGAAGGGCGGCGCGTGTTCGAGGACCTGACCGTGGAGGAGAACCTGCGCTGCGGGGCCTTCACCCGCCCGCGCAAGGAGTACGCCGCCGGCCTGGAGCGCGTTTACGGCTACTTCCCGCGGCTGGCCGAGCGGCGCAGGCAGCTGGCGGGCTTCATGTCCGGCGGCGAGCAGCAGATGCTGGCCATCGGCCGCGCGCTCATGGCCAGCCCGCGCCTGTTGCTGCTCGACGAGCCCTCCCTGGGCCTGGCGCCGCTGCTGGTGGAGGAAATTTTCACCATCGTGCGCCGGGTCAACGAGGTCGAGGGCGTGACCGTGCTGCTGGTGGAGCAGAACGCCCGCGCCGCCCTGGGCATCGCCGACCGGGGCTACATCATGGAGACCGGGCGCATCGTCATGGAAGGCAGCGCCGCCGAACTGCTGAACAACCCCGACGTGCAGGAATTCTACCTGGGCATGGGCCACGCCGGGCAGAAGCGCAGCTACCGCGACGTCAAGCATTACCGCCGACGCAAACGCTGGCTCGGCTAG
- a CDS encoding phenylacetate--CoA ligase family protein, which translates to MTLLSERMNGHWSALETLGAQERVAHVWGRLERLLETAWEHSAELRERMDGAGLTLSDIGALDDWARIPVLRKKDLVALQSRGPRLGGLLACELGDLARIYQSPGPILDPEGSGPDYWGWTEGFHAAGFRRRDVVQMTFSYHLTPAGLMLEQPLRAIGCAVIPAGPGNTDKQIELLTTLPVTGFVGMASYLRVIADKAVAQGLDLRRDFKLQVAFVAAERLPESLRQGLEADFGMLVRQGYGTAELGCVAYECPALGGMHVASRCHVEICDPQTHQPLPPGEVGEVVVTPFTDAYPLVRLATGDLSRLVAEPCACGRTSPRLTGILGRVDDTAKVKGQFVYPAQVAGVLAGFPAVAAWQVVVTNPGGRDRLALRLDMRAEVDREALVRAFQDVIKLRPELEIAGPGQAIEPGAPPLVDRRTFG; encoded by the coding sequence ATGACCTTGTTGTCCGAGCGGATGAACGGCCACTGGAGCGCGCTGGAGACCCTGGGCGCGCAGGAGCGCGTCGCCCATGTCTGGGGGCGGCTGGAGCGGCTGCTGGAAACGGCCTGGGAGCACAGCGCCGAGCTGCGCGAGCGCATGGACGGCGCGGGGCTGACCCTGTCGGACATCGGCGCGCTGGACGACTGGGCGCGCATTCCCGTGCTGCGCAAGAAGGACCTCGTGGCCCTGCAAAGCCGGGGGCCGCGCCTGGGCGGGCTGCTGGCCTGCGAGCTGGGCGATCTGGCGCGCATCTACCAGTCGCCCGGGCCCATCCTGGACCCCGAAGGCTCCGGCCCGGACTACTGGGGCTGGACCGAGGGCTTCCACGCCGCCGGATTCCGCCGCCGCGACGTGGTGCAGATGACCTTCTCCTACCACCTGACCCCGGCGGGGCTGATGCTCGAACAGCCCCTGCGCGCCATCGGCTGCGCCGTGATCCCCGCCGGGCCGGGCAACACCGACAAGCAGATCGAGCTGCTGACCACGCTGCCCGTCACCGGGTTCGTGGGCATGGCCAGCTACCTGCGCGTCATTGCCGACAAGGCCGTGGCCCAGGGCCTCGACCTGCGGCGCGATTTCAAGCTCCAGGTGGCCTTCGTGGCCGCCGAGCGGCTGCCCGAGAGCCTGCGCCAGGGCCTGGAGGCCGATTTCGGGATGCTCGTGCGCCAGGGCTACGGCACGGCGGAACTGGGCTGCGTGGCCTACGAATGCCCGGCCCTGGGCGGGATGCACGTCGCCAGCCGCTGCCATGTGGAAATCTGCGACCCGCAGACCCACCAGCCCCTGCCCCCCGGCGAGGTCGGCGAGGTGGTGGTCACGCCGTTCACCGACGCCTACCCCCTGGTGCGCCTGGCCACGGGCGATCTGTCGCGGCTGGTGGCCGAGCCGTGCGCCTGCGGGCGCACCTCGCCCCGGCTGACGGGCATCCTGGGCCGCGTGGACGATACGGCCAAGGTCAAGGGCCAGTTCGTGTACCCGGCCCAGGTGGCCGGGGTGCTGGCGGGCTTCCCGGCGGTGGCCGCGTGGCAGGTGGTGGTCACCAACCCCGGCGGGCGCGACCGGCTGGCCCTGCGCCTGGACATGCGCGCCGAGGTGGACCGCGAGGCCCTGGTCCGGGCCTTCCAGGACGTCATCAAGCTGCGCCCGGAGCTGGAGATCGCCGGGCCCGGGCAGGCCATCGAACCCGGTGCGCCCCCCCTGGTGGACCGCCGGACTTTCGGGTAG
- a CDS encoding ABC transporter substrate-binding protein has protein sequence MKRMATIVAAAVLALALGGMAQAQDIRIGVLSDLSGATSAVGVPYAEGIKAAVAYINGQGGIEGRPLVISQVDYAYNVQQALAAYKRFKAEGMVALQGWGTADTEALTKFVSKDEMPTWSASYSAHLTDPAIAPYNFFVCADYSTQMRAALKFLRDGWTEARAPKVAFIFPDHPYGLSPIQAGKDYAAELGFEIVGQENVDLKAMDATTQLLALQKLEPDFCWIGGTTPSTAVVLKDARKLGMKTVFFVNIWGNDESLIDLAGEAAEGVYGLQGAAAYGDDVPGAALIRELTGGKPVMTHYLRGFASTLVMAEAMRLAAREGKLDGPGIRAAAETMRDYDPMGLTPPVSYFPGDHRATMAAMIYRVEGGALVKVASPQLERKAEWLGK, from the coding sequence ATGAAACGCATGGCAACCATCGTGGCGGCGGCGGTGCTGGCCCTGGCCCTGGGCGGCATGGCCCAGGCCCAGGACATCCGTATCGGCGTACTGTCCGACCTGTCCGGGGCGACCTCGGCTGTGGGCGTGCCCTACGCCGAAGGCATCAAGGCCGCCGTGGCCTACATCAACGGCCAGGGCGGCATCGAGGGCAGGCCGCTGGTCATCTCGCAGGTGGACTACGCCTACAACGTGCAGCAGGCCCTGGCGGCCTACAAGCGTTTCAAGGCCGAGGGCATGGTCGCCCTGCAGGGCTGGGGCACCGCCGACACCGAGGCCCTGACCAAGTTCGTTTCCAAGGACGAAATGCCTACCTGGTCGGCGTCCTACTCCGCGCACCTGACCGACCCGGCCATCGCGCCCTACAACTTCTTCGTGTGCGCCGACTACTCCACCCAGATGCGCGCGGCGCTCAAGTTCCTGCGCGACGGCTGGACCGAGGCCCGCGCGCCCAAGGTCGCCTTCATCTTCCCCGACCACCCCTACGGCCTGTCGCCCATCCAGGCGGGCAAGGACTACGCCGCCGAGCTGGGCTTCGAGATCGTCGGCCAGGAAAACGTGGACCTCAAGGCCATGGACGCCACCACCCAGCTGCTGGCCCTGCAGAAGCTGGAACCCGACTTCTGCTGGATCGGCGGCACCACCCCCTCCACCGCCGTGGTCCTCAAGGACGCCCGCAAGCTGGGCATGAAGACGGTCTTTTTCGTCAACATCTGGGGCAACGACGAGAGCCTCATCGACCTGGCCGGGGAGGCCGCCGAGGGCGTGTACGGCCTGCAAGGGGCGGCGGCCTACGGCGATGACGTGCCCGGCGCCGCGCTCATCCGCGAGCTGACGGGCGGCAAGCCGGTCATGACCCACTACCTGCGCGGCTTCGCCTCGACCCTGGTCATGGCCGAGGCCATGCGCCTGGCGGCCCGGGAGGGCAAGCTCGACGGGCCCGGCATCCGCGCCGCCGCCGAGACCATGCGCGACTACGACCCCATGGGCCTGACCCCGCCGGTGAGCTATTTCCCGGGCGACCACCGGGCGACCATGGCCGCGATGATCTACCGCGTGGAGGGCGGGGCCCTGGTCAAGGTCGCCTCGCCCCAGCTGGAGCGCAAGGCCGAATGGCTGGGCAAGTAG
- a CDS encoding branched-chain amino acid ABC transporter permease, with the protein MEYYLQLVINGLVVGSIYSLVALGFVIIYKATKVVNFAQGELVMAGAYVCFSLTVQFQVPFLAAFLMTLVFSVVLGLAIERLVLRPLIGEPIISVIMVTVGLSSVLKALVQLLWGTQLRAYPQVLPQEPVFIAGLPVSPVYIAAFALSAVLFLVFSAFFKYSRLGVAMRATALDQQAAQSMGIGIKNIFALSWCIAAVVSSIGGVILGNINGINSQLGHLGLKVFPAVILGGLDSLLGAALGGLIIGVLENVCDGAAKDLFGLGGVREVAAFVVLVVILMIRPYGLFGTKQIERV; encoded by the coding sequence ATGGAATACTATCTCCAGCTCGTCATCAACGGCCTCGTGGTCGGCAGCATCTATTCGCTGGTCGCCCTGGGCTTTGTCATCATCTACAAGGCCACCAAGGTCGTGAACTTCGCCCAGGGCGAGCTGGTCATGGCCGGAGCCTACGTGTGCTTCTCGCTCACGGTGCAGTTCCAGGTGCCCTTCCTGGCGGCGTTCCTTATGACCCTGGTCTTCTCCGTGGTCCTTGGCCTGGCCATCGAACGGCTGGTGCTGCGCCCGCTCATCGGCGAGCCCATCATCAGCGTGATCATGGTCACGGTGGGCCTGTCCAGCGTGCTCAAGGCGCTGGTGCAGCTTTTGTGGGGCACGCAGCTGCGGGCCTATCCGCAGGTGCTGCCCCAGGAGCCGGTGTTCATCGCCGGGCTGCCCGTGTCGCCGGTGTACATCGCGGCCTTCGCCCTGTCGGCGGTGCTGTTCCTCGTGTTCTCGGCCTTCTTCAAGTATTCGCGTCTGGGCGTGGCCATGCGCGCCACGGCCCTGGACCAGCAGGCCGCCCAGAGCATGGGCATCGGCATCAAGAACATCTTCGCCCTGTCGTGGTGCATCGCGGCGGTGGTCTCGTCCATCGGCGGCGTGATCCTGGGCAATATCAACGGCATCAACTCCCAGCTCGGGCACCTGGGGCTCAAGGTCTTCCCGGCGGTGATCCTGGGCGGGCTGGACAGCCTGCTGGGCGCGGCCCTGGGCGGGCTGATCATCGGCGTGCTCGAAAACGTGTGCGACGGCGCCGCCAAGGACCTGTTCGGCCTGGGCGGCGTGCGCGAGGTCGCGGCCTTCGTGGTCCTGGTGGTCATCCTGATGATCCGGCCCTACGGCCTGTTCGGCACCAAGCAGATAGAGAGGGTCTAG